A genome region from Drosophila simulans strain w501 chromosome 2R, Prin_Dsim_3.1, whole genome shotgun sequence includes the following:
- the LOC6734755 gene encoding inhibitor of Bruton tyrosine kinase — translation MSAARTQEYDCTVKCRHRQHGNAITAALTKRSIDHQKLAAFIFKTCGNFANILDDLGRSAVHMSASTAQYEILEWLLNHGAYINGQDYESGSSPLHRALYYGSIDCAVLLLRYGASLELLDEDTRCPLQAICRKCDDDDLATDSQNDVLVWGSNKNYNLGIGNEQNTNTPQAVDFFRKSNLWLEQVALGAYHSLFCDKKGHLYAVGHGKGGRLGIGLENSLPAPKRVKVSSKLSGDSIQCISVSRQHSLVLTHHSLVFACGLNTDHQLGVRDAAEQLTQFKEVVALRDKGASDLVRVIACDQHSIAYGSRCVYVWGANQGQFGISSNTPSITVPTLIKLPAKTTIRFVEANNAATVIYNEEKIITLYYADKTRYIKTPNYEDLKSISVMGGNLKNSTKGSAAALKLLMLTETNVVYLWYENTQQFYRCNFSPIRLPQIKKILYKCNQVMVLSEDGYVYRGKCNQIALPASALQEKSRSSLDNWQDNDQNKTEISREHVIRIELQRVPNIDRATDIFCDEGFSSFAVLQESHTKYFRKPTLPRREHSFKKLLHETSDCDAVHDVVFHVDGEKFAAHKFIIYSRAPGLRDLIRCYLDKDIYLNLSNLTGKMFELILNHIYSSYWPTEDDIDCIQQSLGPANPQQRTRTCEMFLPHLEKFQLVELAKYVQSYVRDHQFPLPNARKLFNRLYRSDHPELYDVRIVCNDGKVLGAHKCMLVARLEYFEMMFMHSWAERSSVTMEGVPAEYMEPVLDYLYNLDNEAFCKQGYLETFLYNMITICDQYFIESLQNVCESLILDKISIRKCGEMLEFAAMYNCKILQKGCMDFVCQNLARVLCYRSIEQCDGETLKCLNEHYRKMFKRVFDYRQITPFSEAIEDELLLSFVDGCDVNLNYRMDAESKLQQAAKHKQKDMRKQDARHQYEQQAISSMMRSLSISESAPGAEVPSSPQDSARSEDKNWSRVVDKKDQKRKQAETALKVNNTLKHEDPPTQVLVPIERKPLKEQTNPPPSHETEPTTPLSKSYNLDFSSLTPQSQKLSQKQRKRLSSESKSWRTNNAPLVEQSPTPVAVPNAWGVTTTPSGSFNDSFTSPSTGSITDPTSFANMMRGHSTSSTTPTDQGQSFSRILADEKRQRESYERMRNKSLVHTQIEETAIAELREFYNVDNIDDETITIARVSRPSEINFSIWLRQ, via the exons aTGTCAGCCGCCAGGACGCAGGAATACGATTGCACCGTCAAGTGCAGACACCGCCAGCATGGAAACGCCATCACAGCCGCGCTGACAAAGCGCTCCATTGACCACCAGAAGCTGGCGGCTTTTATTTTCAAGACTTGCGGAAATTTCGCCAATATTTTAGACGATCTG GGCCGCTCGGCGGTGCACATGTCCGCCTCCACGGCCCAGTACGAGATTCTGGAGTGGTTGCTCAACCACGGAGCCTACATCAATGGCCAGGACTACGAATCGGGAAGCAGTCCGTTACACAGAGCCCTCTACTACGGCTCTATAGATTGCGCCGTACTGTTGCTTCGTTACGGGGCTAGTTTGGAACTGCTGGACGAGGACACAAGGTGTCCACTGCAGGCAATCTGCCGGAAGTGCGATGACGATGACCTCGCGACGGATTCACA AAACGATGTCTTAGTGTGGGGctcgaacaaaaactacaATCTGGGCATTGGCAACGAGCAGAACACCAATACACCGCAGGCGGTAGACTTCTTTCGAAAGTCTAACCTTTGGCTGGAACAGGTGGCACTTGGAGCTTACCACAGTCTGTTCTGCGACAAGAAGGGTCACCTGTATGCTGTGGGTCACGGAAAAGGTGGTCGCCTGGGCATCGGACTGGAAAACAGTCTTCCAGCGCCCAAGAGGGTAAAGGTTTCGTCCAAGCTGAGCGGCGACTCCATTCAATGCATCAGCGTGTCCCGCCAGCACTCACTGGTGCTCACACATCACTCGCTGGTTTTCGCCTGCGGCCTTAACACAGACCATCAACTGGGCGTGCGTGATGCCGCCGAGCAGCTCACGCAGTTTAAGGAAGTGGTCGCGTTGCGTGACAAAGGTGCCAGCGATCTGGTGCGCGTGATCGCCTGCGATCAGCACTCTATCGCCTACGGCAGCAGGTGTGTCTACGTCTGGGGGGCCAACCAGGGCCAGTTTGGCATCAGTTCCAACACGCCATCCATCACGGTGCCCACATTG atcaAGCTTCCTGCGAAAACTACAATACGCTTTGTAGAAGCCAACAATGCAGCCACGGTAATTTACAACGAGGAAAAGATCATTACCCTTTACTATGCAGACAAAACTAGATACATAAAGACACCCAA CTACGAAGATCTCAAGAGCATATCGGTGATGGGCGGCAATCTTAAGAACTCCACGAAGGGCTCCGCGGCAGCGCTCAAGCTGTTGATGCTCACTGAAACCAATGTGGTGTATTTATGGTACGAGAACACTCAGCAATTTTACAG ATGTAATTTTTCACCCATTCGTCTGCCTCAGATTAAGAAAATACTCTACAAGTGCAATCAGGTTATGGTGCTTTCCGAGGATGGTTACGTTTATCGGGGAAAGTGCAATCAGATCGCCTTGCCAGCCTCAGCACTGCAGGAGAAGTCTCGGAGCAGCCTGGACAACTGGCAGGACAACGatcaaaacaaaacggaaATCTCCCGGGAACACGTTATCCGGATCGAGCTGCAGCGAGTTCCGAACATCGACCGTGCCACAGACATATTTTGCGATGAGGGCTTCTCGTCCTTTGCCGTTCTGCAGGAGTCACACACCAAGTACTTTCGGAAGCCAACACTGCCACGCAGGGAGCACAGCTTCAAGAAGCTGCTGCACGAGACTAGCGACTGTGATGCTGTCCACGATGTGGTTTTCCATGTGGACGGAGAGAAGTTCGCGGCCCACAAGTTTATCATTTACAGTCGGGCGCCAGGTCTCAGAGACCTTATACGTTGTTATCTGGAcaaggatatatatttaaatttgagcAATTTGACGGGAAAGATGTTTGAATTGATATTGAATCATATCTACTCGAGCTACTGGCCAACAGAGGATG ATATTGACTGTATACAGCAAAGTCTGGGACCTGCGAATCCTCAACAGCGAACTCGCACCTGCGAGATGTTCCTACCTCACCTGGAAAAGTTTCAACTAGTCGAGCTGGCCAAGTACGTACAGAGCTACGTGCGTGACCATCAATTTCCCCTGCCCAATGcccgaaaacttttcaatcGCTTGTATCGCTCCGATCATCCAGAGTTGTACGATGTGCGAATTGTCTGCAACGACGGAAAGGTACTAGGGGCTCATAAATGTATGTTAGTGGCACGGTTGGAGTACTTTGAGATGATGTTTATGCACTCGTGGGCGGAACGCTCGTCTGTCACCATGGAAGGTGTACCCGCGGAGTATATGGAGCCGGTTCTTGATTACTTGTACAATCTGGACAACGAGGCTTTTTGCAAGCAGGGCTATCTGGAGACGTTCCTCTACAATATGATAACCATTTGCGACCAGTACTTTATTGAGTCGCTGCAGAATGTGTGCGAGTCTCTAATCCTGGACAAAATCAGCATAAGAAAGTGCGGCGAAATGCTCGAGTTTGCCGCCATGTACAACTGCAAAATACTACAGAAGGGCTGCATggattttgtttgccaaaactTGGCCCGGGTACTTTGCTATCGCAGCATTGAACAATGCGATGGTGAGACTCTGAAATGCCTAAATGAGCACTATCGAAAGATGTTCAAGAGGGTGTTCGACTACAGACAAATAACTCCATTCTCAGAGGCTATAGAAGATGAGTTGCTGCTCAGCTTTGTGGACGGATGTGATGTGAACTTAAATTATAGAATGGATGCG GAATCCAAGCTTCAGCAGGCcgccaaacacaaacaaaaggaTATGCGCAAGCAAGATGCCCGGCACCAATATGAACAGCAGGCCATATCAAGCATGATGAGATCTCTTAGCATAAGCGAATCGGCTCCAGGGGCAGAAGTGCCCTCATCGCCCCAGGATAGCGCTCGCAGCGAGGACAAAAACTGGTCTCGTGTGGTGGACAAAAAAGATCAAAAGCGAAAACAAGCCGAAACCGCATTAAAAGTGAACAACACACTTAAACATGAGGATCCACCGACCCAAGTACTGGTACCCATTGAAAGGAAGCCCCTGAAGGAGCAAACAAATCCGCCGCCATCACATGAAACTGAGCCCACTACACCATTGAGCAAAAGCTACAACCTCGATTTTAGCTCCTTGACTCCTCAGTCGCAGAAGCTTTCGCAGAAGCAACGGAAGCGTCTTTCTTCCGAGTCAAAGAGTTGGCGCACTAATAACGCACCCCTGGTGGAACAATCCCCCACTCCAGTGGCCGTTCCGAATGCTTGGGGAGTAACAACCACTCCATCGGGTTCATTCAATGACTCATTTACTTCTCCATCCACTGGAAGCATCACGGATCCCACTTCATTTGCCAATATGATGAGGGGACATTCAACCTCTTCCACCACACCCACGGACCAAGGCCAAAGCTTCTCGCGCATCTTGGCGGATGAAAAAAGACAGAGGGAATCCTATGAGCGCATGCGAAACAAATCTTTGGTACACACGCAGATTGAGGAGACGGCAATTGCCGAATTGAGGGAGTTCTACAACGTGGACAACATTGATGATGAGACTATAACCATTGCCCGAGTGTCCAGGCCCAGTGAAATAAACTTTAGCATATGGCTAAGGCAGTAA
- the LOC6734756 gene encoding uncharacterized protein LOC6734756, whose amino-acid sequence MSDLGKDVASEEGSNGSRETIWYTIGELVEMVECPGCGISMVSFKNRFAHIKKCFSIKRRGPLYRIHGYAECKCGFLIADTEKARKLHCCSGKLRPCKPIIPAEPKLPATEHAEEVTTTNREQALQPLILNFISPIKQQEFPSLDISHSSKHNPKPTSRPRVRNFDRPRRSQAPREVCVYSIIRKNGAILVTGRSIVRYRGGNENFAILKRRELKMKSV is encoded by the exons ATGTCGGATTTGGGGAAAGATGTG GCGAGCGAAGAAGGCTCCAATGGAAGCAGGGAAACCATTTGGTACACCATTGGAGAGCTTGTGGAAATGGTCGAGTGTCCAGGTTGTGGAATATCTATGGTATCGTTCAAAAACCGTTTCGCCCACATCAAGAAGTGCTTCAGCATCAAGAGACGAGGTCCTTTGTACAGAATTCACGGATATGCGGAGTGCAAGTGCGGTTTCCTTATAGCAGACACGGAAAAAGCCCGGAAACTGCATTGTTGTTCG GGAAAGCTTCGCCCCTGCAAGCCAATCATACCAGCTGAGCCGAAACTCCCCGCGACAGAACATGCCGAGGAAGTAACTACAACTAATAGGGAACAGGCTTTGCAGCCGTTGATTCTCAATTTTATCAGCCCCATCAAACAACAGGAGTTTCCATCTCTGGATATATCACATTCCAGTAAACATAATCCTAAACCAACATCAAGGCCACGCGTCCGTAACTTTGATAGACCACGCAGAAGTCAAGCTCCAAGGGAAGTCTGTGTGTACTCTATTATTAGAAAGAATGGGGCTATCTTAGTGACAGGAAGATCCATCGTTAGGTACCGTGGAGGCAACGAAAACTTTGCCATACTTAAAAGGCGAgagttgaaaatgaaaagcgtaTAA
- the LOC6734757 gene encoding transcription factor grauzone, with the protein MDCSPSCLLCMCEYTAMMGDYIDVHSARGDQLEVTTIVNQHFPVQISKESDERICGRCWKTVSDFHTLHEFVSAAQSSLQETKVALMEDDPLTQETTSFPEILKLATQEEEGVPDTQEIGGRNFFYPEIKIEEHELDTLPRIEILETSANTQENQDQLEGAARRLRKRLKAEDGCSVDKDKDEDGLEETAEPAPPKKRRGRPRKSDAAVAPPQKPKEDIQLDLKAEELDEFGDEETDPDFSCLVPSDNSSEDDGGSDGFDSDSDFELDNGKQEFAVLPKRTVVRPKKYKKRTKPAEPKVRMSRELLEQRKKQQEEYDVIIAKFFTSVLPCAICNLLVHNFTEMQRHHRLTHQVDPGYMMCCGRKFTQRKVLAEHVLVHWNPDHFKCSVCEKSFQNSRHLESHQQVHMDPAVKLTFSCDLCSKTFLSKTAIDYHKLNKHVPKSEFKFTCSECNKKFLTERKLKNHMSSMHDPESTIICDKCGKQMRTKIILKKHQELMHSDKPRPEPELQQCQICGAWLKGMTGLKQHMKSIHVESAGEHRCHICAKVSPNARALRRHIYHNHECERKFKCTMCEKAFKRPQELKEHTSTHTGEVLYTCPNCPMTFFCSANMYKHRQRLHRAQYEADKNQPKPPNILKISRNASTQNKPKQEI; encoded by the exons ATGG ATTGCTCTCCTAGCTGTTTACTCTGCATGTGCGAGTATACGGCCATGATGGGGGACTATATAGATGTACACTCCGCGCGCGGCGACCAATTGGAGGTGACTACGATCGTCAACCAGCACTTCCCCGTCCAGATCTCCAAGGAAAGCGACGAAAGGATATGCGGCCGCTGCTGGAAAACCGTCTCCGACTTCCACACTTTACACGAGTTCGTCAGTGCAGCGCAGAGCTCTTTACAGGAAACAAAAGTGGCGCTCATGGAGGATGATCCCCTAACACAGGAAACTACGTCCTTTCCGGAGATTCTTAAACTAGCAACACAGGAGGAGGAAGGGGTGCCGGATACACAGGAAATTGGCGGTCGGAACTTCTTTTACCCAGAGATTAAGATTGAGGAACATGAACTGGATACTCTTCCCCGCATTGAGATCCTGGAGACTTCGGCCAACACCCAGGAAAACCAGGACCAACTTGAGGGCGCAGCCAGACGCCTTAGGAAGCGTTTGAAGGCAGAGGATGGATGCAGTGTAGACAAGGATAAGGACGAGGATGGATTAGAAGAGACTGCAGAACCTGCGCCGCCTAAAAAGCGACGTGGTCGCCCAAGGAAATCAGATGCTGCCGTTGCCCCGCCCCAAAAACCTAAAGAAGACATTCAACTTGACCTTAAGGCAGAAGAGCTTGACGAGTTCGGAGATGAGGAGACGGACCCTGACTTCTCATGCCTGGTGCCTAGCGATAACTCCTCCGAGGACGATGGAGGCAGCGATGGCTTCGACTCAGACTCAGACTTTGAACTAGACAATGGAAAGCAAGAGTTTGCCGTGCTGCCGAAAAGAACAGTAGTACGCCCCAAGAAATACAAGAAGCGGACGAAACCGGCGGAGCCGAAAGTCCGCATGTCCCGcgagctgctggagcagcgCAAAAAGCAGCAGGAAGAATACGACGTAATCATTGCCAAGTTCTTTACCAGCGTACTGCCGTGTGCCATCTGCAATCTGCTCGTACACAACTTCACCGAGATGCAGCGTCATCACCGACTGACCCATCAAGTCGATCCCGGCTACATGATGTGCTGCGGCCGCAAGTTCACGCAGCGCAAAGTTCTGGCCGAGCATGTACTCGTCCACTGGAATCCTGATCACTTTAAGTGCAGCGTCTGTGAGAAGTCATTCCAAAATTCTCGTCACCTAGAGTCGCACCAGCAGGTGCACATGGATCCCGCCGTCAAGCTTACCTTTAGCTGCGACCTCTGCTCGAAGACCTTCCTCAGCAAGACGGCCATAGACTACCACAAGCTAAACAAGCATGTGCCCAAGTCCGAGTTCAAGTTCACCTGTTCCGAGTGCAACAAAAA ATTCCTCACCGAGCGCAAGCTGAAAAACCACATGAGCTCTATGCACGACCCAGAGAGTACCATAATCTGCGACAAGTGCGGCAAGCAGATGCGCACCAAGATCATCCTGAAGAAGCACCAGGAGCTGATGCACTCGGATAAGCCACGTCCGGAACCGGAGCTGCAACAGTGCCAGATATGCGGCGCTTGGCTAAAAGGCATGACCGGCCTGAAGCAGCACATGAAGAGCATACACGTAGAGAGTGCCGGCGAGCATCGCTGCCACATATGCGCCAAGGTGTCCCCAAATGCAAGGGCTCTCCGGCGTCACATCTACCACAATCACGAGTGCGAGCGCAAGTTCAAGTGCACCATGTGCGAAAAGGCTTTCAAGCGGCCGCAGGAACTCAAG GAACACACATCCACTCATACGGGTGAAGTACTCTACACCTGTCCCAACTGCCCGATGACATTCTTCTGCTCCGCCAACATGTACAAGCATCGCCAGCGATTGCATCGCGCCCAATACGAGGCGGACAAAAACCAGCCCAAGCCACCCAACATCCTGAAAATTTCGCGCAACGCCTCGACGCAAAACAAGCCGAAACAGGAGATCTAG